In Lacinutrix sp. Bg11-31, the DNA window CTTTATTAAATCTATTAATGCTTTTACCTCTGTAGGTGATTTATCCGATTTAAGCGTAAGTTTCTCTATAAAATCGCTATTTAAATTGGTTGTGTTTAAATAGTATTGTGTTCTAATATTTTCTAGGAAAAAGGTGATTTTTTTATCTATAATATTAGTGTATTCATTATTCTGAAAATATAAACCTCCAATAGTTTTTGTGAATTCTACTGTTGTGTTTTTTAGTGGTTCTATAACAGGAACAATACGTTGCGTACGTTTGCTTTTAAAAAGCACAAAAATTATTAAGGTTATTAATGATAAATAGAAAGCCCATTTTAAAGGCGATTGCGATAAGATATAACGCAACGGACTTTGTATAACTCTACGTCCAGATTTGTAATAATCGTCCCAAATTATTTGCCCTTTAGGTAAGTAAGATAAAACGGTTGCTGCATAATTTTCATTATTATTTAATAAATGATAATTAGTAAAAGCAAAAGGATTTGTGTGTATAAAGAAAGCACCATTGTTTTCTCCAAATTCCACTTTAATAAAATTTATTTCTTCTTTATCAAAATCTTCATTGTAAACGGTGCCTAAAACAGTGGTTTTTAAAGTGTCTATTGAAGTAAAATAACTATTCTCGATTACATCTTTAAAAGTAGTTTTGTTATCTCCTAATCTAGGATTGGTGAAGTCTTGCTCTGTTTCTTTTTTAATAAGACTACTGTAAATGTTTTCTGTTTCAATGTTTAATGTATCTGCAATTTTACCATAAAAACTAGATGTCGAAATTAATGCTGTATTTCCACGACTTACATAATTTAATATAGCATCTGCTTCTTCTCCATAAAAAGAGATGTTTTTATTTATAAAAATAGCTGTTGATTTTTTTGTAGAATCTAAGGACTTAGAACTTGAATAAAAATCTTTTGTATTGGTAATAATAGCGTTGCTAGAGAATGTTTCTAATTCATTATATAATACATAACAGCCTAATGGTATTTTGTCTTGAGAGTTGTAAGAATCTCTCCAGCTTAAGGCTTTGGGTTTTACAATTTCGGCAATAATCATGAACAAGATAATTGCGCCAATGCTAAACAATGCTATTTTTGAACGCTTATCCATTAGTTGCATTGTTTAATTGATTAAAAAGCGCTTGGTTTTGGTTGAAATTGTCTTCGTTTATAGAAAACTCACCATACCAAACATAATCGTAAATGTAAGAGGCTCTTTTAAATAAGTCTTTCGTGTTTTTGTTTTTTATTTCGGTTAGATATTCGCTATTTGTTTTATCGAAATTCCATTTTATTATCTCTTTTTTAGAGAGTTGCTGTAAAGATTTTAAATAAAGGTAACGTGTTGCAAGTCTATAGTCTCCTTTTTTAATTGCTTTTTTTGTGAGCTTATCAAAATTAGTTTCGGTTAAAGTGTCTTCAGTAAAATAAATAGAATCTATGGTTCGAGATTCATTTTTAAACACATTGCTTATGGGTGTTTGCATTAAAAATCGAATAAGTAAAAACAAGGCACCAACACCTAAAAGAGCATAGACTATGTATTCTAAAAATTTATAATTTACATCTATATCTATTCCGAAGATATCTTGAAGCCAACCAAAGAATTTTTTTAAAACAGATTGTATTAAATTAACACCACCTGTATCGTTAATCGAGTAATTAAAGTCGTTACCAGTATAACGTTCTTTTATGTTCTCTTTAAAATAAGTTACATCTATAGTAGAAGAGTCTTTTTTTATTTCAAGCTCCTGCGCGTTTACAGATGTGAAACTAAAAAAAGCTAAGCATAGCAGATATGTGATTTTTAAAGCTTTATTCATCTTTACCAATCAAATCGATTTTACTTTGTAAAAAAGTGTTGTACTTTTCTTCATGCAAATTGTAGAATAGCACTCCGTAAGCTAATTGTGATAGTGCTTGCGAGAAAATAAACGACAAAAGGAATATAGCGAATGAAATTGTAAATAATATACTAGCAAAATTACTGGTTAAAATATCGATATTGCTTTCCGCAGAAAAATAGATATAAATAGAAAGTATAAAACCTGGAATTGCTAATATTAAAGCAGTAATCATTAAGTTTAAAACACCAATTACAAAGCTATAACCTATTACTTTTAAGAAGTTATTGATCGAGAATTCCCAACCTTCTTTTAAAGCATCGATTGTAGATAGGTTATTCGAAAAAATAGCCATAAATGCTATTCCGAACATAGCAGAAAGGATAAAACTAATAGCATATTGTACTAATGTACCAACAATAGGAATAAAGGCAAGTACTAAGGACACAATAAAATATCCAATATAAATTAGTATGCCTAAAAGAATAAATAAAAATATATTTCCAATGTTAATTTTTATACTATCCCAAATATCTTTAGAGTTTTGGTTTCCACCAGTTTTAACATATTGGGTAATGTATGCGCTAGAAAAACTGTAGTTAATTAAGGCAGTGATAAAGTAAATTAAAGCAAGTAATATAGCTCCAAGTCCTAGATATAATTGAGTTTCGGTTGTGTCGCTTCCCATTCCAAATCTAAAATCTCTACTTGCTAAACCCATAAAGCCAGTAACTAAAAGGTAGCTAGATAATAACACAAAAATAACGCTTAATGCATTGTATCTTAAATACAAATTTATGTAATCTTTAAAATTGTATTTAAGGAAAGAAAAGTAGCTGTCTATAATTGCACCAAAAGAACTTCTGGTACGTAATTCTATATATTTTGTTTTCAATTAAGTTTTAGTTTTCGGTTAAGCAAAATAGGATAAAAAATATAGTAATAGCTAATTAATGCTACTGAAGCTAAGATAATACTATAAGAAATTACCCAATGCATATTATCTCCATACCTTGTTATAAAGCCTTCAATAAAACCAGCAATTATAAAAAACGGAAAAGTACTTACCATTATTTTTAAACCATCTTTAGCACCTTTCATAAAGGAAACACGTCTGGAATATGTTTTTGGGAATAAAAAGCTATTTCCCATTACAAGTCCTGCACATCCTGCAATTACTATTACAGAAATTTCAATAGTACCATGAAGCCAAACAGTAGAGGTTTTTTCTAGAACACCATGATTGTAGAAAAAAGTAATAAAAGCGCCAAGCATAATACCATTACTAAACAATACATAAATAGTACCTACGCTAAATAAAATACCCATTGCAAAAGCAAAAATACCTACACGTATATTGTTAATTGTAATACCTAAAAACATCCCAATTTCTCCGCTGCTTTTATAAACAGCCATTGGTTCGCCTTTTTCTATGTTTTCAATGGTCATGTTAACATAAGCATCGCCTAAAATTAGGCGAACAAAACTATCGTCGTTTAGAGTTGAAACAGCTCCAATAACTACAGCTGCCATAAAAAACAAAAAGGTATATAATAAGGTTTTATGGTATTGTTTAAAAAACAAAGGAAACTCGTATTTCCAAAAGGAAACAATTTTATTGCTTGTTTCTTTTTTTGTGATATAAATTTTTTGATGTGCTTGTGAAGCTAACGAATTTAAGTAGGATAACGTTTTACTCTCAGGATAATACGTTTGTGCATAAGCCAAATCGTTTGTTAGCTGAATATAATATGAAGCTAAGGTGTCTGGATTTATTTTAATATTATTATGCAATGATTTTTCAAATGCAATCCATTTTTCCTTATTTTGCTTCACAAAAGATGCCTCACGCATATTATCAATAATTATTTTAACGAATATACATTTCCATGAGCAATTTAGCAATTAACACTGCGCAAAATGTAAACTTAGATTACAAACTTATTGGGCTAGGAGAAAGGCTGCTTGCTTTTTTAATAGACGGAATTATTCTGTTTACCTATATATCTATAATGGAAAACCTAGTGTCTCTTTCAGATATTTTCGAAATTGATGATTGGGGAAAACGAGGTTTGTTAGGCTTAATTACATTACCAGCTTTGTTCTATTCTGTATTATGTCATATTATTTTCGATGGAAAAACCATTGGTAAAATGATAATGAAAATTAAAGTTGTGCGTCTTGATGGTTCGCCTACGCAATGGTATAATTTATTTGTACGTTGGATGTTGCGTTTAATAGATATCTGGATGTTTTTTGGATCTATAGGGACTTTAAGTATTTTATTTTCTGAAAAAAAACAACGTATTGGAGATGCAGCTGCAGGAACTGTGGTTATTTCCACTAAAAATAAACATAAAATTTCGAGCACCATTTTAGAAGATTTAGTTGAAGATTATCAACCTGTGTTTACAAACGTTACGCAGTTAAAAGATAAAGATGTTAGAATAATTAAAGAGACTTTTAATATTGCTAAAAAAGCGAACGATTATAAAACGTTTATTATTTTAAGAAATAAAATTTGCGAAATTTTAAATATTGAAAGTAAAATGTACGATAAGGATTTTGTTGAAACCATTTTAAAAGATTATAATTATTACACCCAAAACATGTAAGCAGAGAACCAGATTTTACTTTTTTGTAAAAACTGAGTGAATCGCTTATGCAGAGTGTAAACGAAGTATCTCAGAGAACCAGATTTTACTTTTTTGTAAAATTTGAGTGAATCGCTTATGCAGAGTGTAAACGAAGTATCTCAGAGAACCAGATTTTACTCTTTTGTAAAATTTGAGTGAATTGCTTAAATCGAAATTATTTTGGTATCTGTTAAAAGGAAAATTAATACTTTTGTTTTTCTGAAATATTGAACAAATTGCTTATCCAAAATTTATTTTTTGGAACTCAAAGAATCAGACTTCACTTTATTAAAAAGGTGAATAAATCACATTAAAAAGGATATATAAAATGAAAAATATTTTTAATAAAGAAATCACTAACGAAGTCGTTACTAAAATTGAAGCTTTAACAGCTACTACACAACCAAATTGGGGAAAAATGAATGTTTCGCAAATGTTAGCACATTGTTGTGTCGCTTACGAAATGGTTTATACAGATAAGCATCCCAAGCCTAATGCATTGGTGAGAACAATGTTAAAACTGTTTGTAAAAAAAGCAGTTGTAAACGAAAAGCCTTATTCTAAAAACGGAAGAACAGCACCTCAATTTATAATTGCAGATACTAGAGATTTTGAAATAGAAAAAAAACGATTGGTAGATTTTATAATAAAAACTCAAGAGTTAGGCGAAGATTATTTTGAAGGTAAAGAATCTCATTCTTTTGGGAAATTAACTGCAACAGAATGGAATAACTCTTTCTACAAGCATTTAGATCATCATTTAACACAGTTTGGAGTCTAGAAATAAATTCTTTATTTAATTCAGCAATTCAGCAATTCAGCAATTCAGCAATTCAGCAATTCAGCAATTCAGCAATTCAGCAATTCAACAATTCAACAATTCAACAATTCAACAATTCAAATAGTCAATGTTCTATTTTATCGACATATTAGGAACCTTTGCATTCTCCATTTCTGGTGTATTAGTTGCACTTAACAAAAGAATGGATGCCTTTGGTGTTCTCATTATTGCATTTGTAACAGCAGTTGGAGGTGGTACATTACGCGATGTGCTAATTGGAGAAACACCAGTAAGTTGGATGAAGGATATGACCTTTGTTTACGTGGTATTAGCATCAACAATTCTAGCAGTTATTTTTAAAACTAAAATCGATTACCTACGTAAGTCACTATTCTTATTCGATACTATTGGAATTGGTTTGTACACAGTAGTTGGAATAGAGAAAGGTATTAATGCAGGTTTACACCCAATTATTTGTATTGCTTTAGGTACAATGTCTGCTTGTTTTGGAGGTGTAATTCGTGATATTTTATGTAATGAAATTCCTGTAATTTTTAGAAAAGAAGTGTACGCAACAGCCTGTATTATTGGAGGTATTGTTTACTTTATTATTAAACGCTTACCAATAGAAGGTAATCTGGTATTTATAATTGCAGGTTTGGTAGTTATAGTAATACGTATTTTAGCTGTAAAGTTTAAGTTGAGGTTGCCAAGTTTGTATCGATAGTTTTTCTCTTTTCTTGAAGGAAATGATACTGTTTTGGACTTGCTTTTAGTTCTTTAACTAAAAACGGTATCTGAGCACTGCATACTAAATACTGATTTCTAATCAATTACCACAACCTTATCAATATAGATATTATGCATTGGCCAATGTCCTCCATCAACTTCTTGTTCTGCTATTTTATCTACCACTTCCATACCACTAGTTACACGTCCAAAAGCGGTGTATTCTCCATCCAAATGAAACTGATTACTTTGTGTAATAAAAAACTCGAAAGGAGATGCTAATTTGTAAGCATTTTTAATTTCTCCACTAGGTATGGAAATCACACCACGTTTGTGTTTGTAACCATGTCTAACATCTGGAGGTAAAAGATAACGGCCCATTTTTCTGCGTTTTTTTAAAACTTCAGGCTCATCGCTATTGCCTCCTTGAATTACAAAGTTTTTTACCACACGATGAAACTGCGTACCATCGAAAGCCTTGTTTTTTGTAAGAAAGATAAAATTTGCTCTATGGTATTGCACATTGTTAAATAGCTCTAAATCTATATTACCATATTGGGTATAAATACGTACTTTATTTTCTTTATTAATTTTGCCATATTCTGCAAAGAAATCCATGGCATTATCATCGTTTAAAGGAAGATAACGTTCTTCTAATGTAAGTTTAGAACTGTCTATTTCTATTACTATTTCTTCTGCTTTTGGTATAATAGTATCGATTTTTACAACTTTTTTCTCAACAGGTTTAGGTTTAGTTTGTTTATCTTCACAATTAAATAAAAGTAAAAAACTAAGTATTAAAAGTACTCTCATAAATGAAATTTGAATCGTTTTTAAAATCTATTGTAAAAATAGAGAATTTACCACTGCCAGCCGAAACTTCACAGTTTAAAATGTCGCCTCCTTATAGAGCAGATTTAATAAAGCTACAAGCTAAAAGAATAGCGAATGCAAGAAAAAGTGCTGTTATGGCATTGTTTTATCCAAATGCAGAAGGTGAAACTTACCTTATTTTAATTTTAAGAAAAACTTATAAAGGAGTACATTCTGCACAAGTAGGATTTCCAGGAGGTAAACTAGAAGCTAACGAAACCAATAAACAAGCGGCTTTACGTGAAACCGAAGAAGAAATAGGAGTAGAGCAAAATACCATTACTGTTTTAAAAGAATTAACCCAAATGTATATTCCGCCAAGTAATTTTTATGTGAAACCATTTATTGGGATTGTAGACAAAACGCCCGAATTTATAAAACAAAACACAGAAGTAGAGGCGCTTTTAGAAGTAAAACTAAGCGATTTTTTAGATGAAAAAATAATAACAACCAAAACAGTTACGCTAGCTAATGGCTTAAAGGTGAGTGTTCCAGCTTATCGTTTGAATAATCATTTAGTTTGGGGAGCAACAGCTATGATGCTTAGTGAAGTGAAAGACTTGTTAAAGGCTAGCTTTAAATAGTTGTATTTCGCTACATTTGTTAATCCTAAAAACTATAAAAAAATTATGGGTTTATTTAAACGAAATCCTTTCGGACATATATTATTTTTAAAAAAGTGGCTTATTAGACTCCTTGGAGTATTATCTCACAGGCGCTTTCGTGGTTTTAATAATCTACAGATTGAAGGTTCTGAAATTATAAAAAACTTACCAGATACTAACGTCCTTTTTATCTCTAATCATCAAACGTACTTTGCAGATGTATTCTCAATGTTTCATGTGTTTAATGCGAGTTTAAGTAATAGAGGAGATTCTATTAAAAATGTTGGTTACCTATGGAATCCAAAATTAAACTTGTATTACGTTGCAGCCAAAGAGACTATGAAATCTGGTCTACTACCTAAAATATTTGCTTATACAGGATCTATTAGTATAGAACGTACATGGAGAAGCAAGGGCGAAAATGTAAACAGGCAAGTAAAAATGAGTGATATTTCTGCCATTTCAAAAGCTTTAGACGATGGTTGGGTAATTACATTTCCGCAAGGCACAACAACTCCATTTAAGCCTATTCGTAAAGGAACAGCGCATATTATAAAACGCTACAAACCAATTGTTGTACCTATTGTAATAGATGGATTTAGACGTTCTTTCGATAAAAAAGGACTGTACATAAAAAAGAAAAATGTATATCAAACTTTCGAAATTAAAAAACCTTTAGATATTGATTACGAAAACGAATCTATAGATAGTATTGTAGAGAAAATAGAATATGCTATCGAGCAGCATCCTTCATTTTTAAAAGTAATTCCGCAGGAAGAATTATTGGCTCAAGAAGAGTTAAATAAGAAGCGTGAGTGGTTGGATAGTTAATTAGTAAACAGTTTTAAAATAAACAGTTTACAGTCTCAGTAAAAACAAAACGCTATGTCATTGCGAGGGAAGGAAGCCATCTCATCAAGCAAGCTAAGTTTGTATTAGAAAAAGAATTAAGAAAATTTCAAGTCATTCTAGAACCTTTAATAGCAATAACGGTTTAAGTTTTTAAAATAGTATTAGTGACTAATATTGTATAAAAACGCTCCAAATACTTCACCTCCATTATATAACTGTCCAATAATAAAAACAGTAAAAATTAATGCTAAGCATAAGTTAATATTAGATTTTTCTTTTTTAGATAAAGATTGGTATTTGGTTATAATTTTATCAATAAAGAATTCGTTTTCTTGAGTTTTCATACTATTTATACGTTTTAAATTAACCTTTAGTACTTAATACGTTACCAGCTTTTTTAGCCTCTTTGTCTTTGGCTGTTCCAATGGCCATACCAATACCCATTCCTATTAACATTCCAAAGTTCATACCTAGAGCCATACCATTATTTTTGCCAAAAGCAATGCCAATAGACATACCAAGAGATAGACCAATAGACATGCCTAAAGCCATGCCATTACTCATATGTTGTCCTTCAGAAATTAAAGAAAGTTTCTTTTTTACAAATGCAATAAAGTTGCATTTTTTTTTGCCTAATATTTTAGCGTCATTAGCATTTTCTTTAATTTTTAAAGCTGTTAACTCGGTTTCAATGGCTAAAAAATCTTCATCAGATATTGCTCTGCTTTTTATATCTGTAAGCACAGCGATAAAACTAGTGTAGGTTTTTAATTCTTTTTTAGAACTGTTCATAGTCTTTAGACCTTCAAAAAATAATATGGCTTCTTCAATTTTCATATTTAAACTTCTAATTTTTTTAATTCTTTATAATTACGATTTAAACGTTTCATTAAGATACCATAAAGTAGTTTGTAAAATAACCAAATTAAGCCCACAAAAATAACTGTGATCACTATTATTAAGCCAGCAACTAAAAGCTTTCCACTGGTATCAGATTTTGTCATTAATTCGGCTACTTTAGGATCTGTTTGGGTTGCGTAGTAGGAGCCTAAAATCATAGATACAAATGCCATAACTAAATTGTAGCCAACATAATACTTTATCACTTTCCTGGTGCTAAGAATACTTTCCATTAGTTTCTTTGCATTATCCGTAACAGAAATACTTTTGTACGCCTTGTAGAGAAGGTATATAAATAGCAGTATAACAACAAAACTTATAATAGTTAAAGTCGTTAACAAGGTTTCGTTAATGTGCGTAGATTCTACTTGTTCTCTGTAAGAAGTAGATAATTTTGGTAGAAAAGTAATCGCTACCCAAAATATTAATTCTGCAATACTTATATAAAATAAAGTCTTAACAATCGAAGACGATTTTTTCCAAAGCATAGGGTACAAGTCTTTAGAGCTTAATTGTTTCTCTTCAACGGTATCACTTTGCCAGTGTTTTTTTAATAATTCTAATTCATCCATAATTACGGATTTAAAATGGTTCTTAACTTATTTTTCACTCTATTCATCTTCACTCTAGCATTCACTTCGCTAATACCCATTGTTTCACTAATTTCTTTATAATTCTTATCTTCCAAATAAAGGAAAACAAGCGCTTTTTCAATATCATTTAATTGGTGTACAGCACTATACAATAGCTTTAATTGCTGCTCCTCGGTATCATCATAATCCTCAGCCTTAATTTTAAACTGCACAGTATCAAACTGCGTAGTGTTAATCGTTCGTTTAGACTTTCTATATAATGTAATAGCTGTATTTAAACCAACGCGATACATCCAAGTACTAAACTTAGCATCACCACGAAATTTCGGGTAAGCCTTCCATAATTGTATGGTAATTTCCTGGAACAAGTCGTTATGCGCATCGTAGTTATTGGTGTATAATCTACAGACTTTATGCACGATGTTCTGGTGTTTTTCCAGTAATTCTACAAAACTATGTTCGAGTTCTTTATTCAATGTTTTTGGTTAGGTTACTATATAAGTAGTGTAAAAATAAGATATGTTACATTAATTGCAATATTAATTTTTTTGGCGTTACCTAAAGGTCGGGCTTTACGCTATATCTTTTGTCTAAAAAAACAAAAGGATGCCGCTTCAACTGCGAAGCAATCATGAGTTTTTATTTATCAAATAAGAATGAACGAGTAATCCCTAACGCAAAGCGGTTTAAATTCAAGATTTGTTCTTAAATTAATACTTTATATAAAATTTTTAAATCACTCATTTGTTTGTTTTTAGCATCTACTATAGTTAATCTCTATAGTACGCTTTTATCACTTTGTATTATTAGCCCTTTAACTATAAGTAATTGTGCTAAAGCATAAGTAAACATAATACCAAAATCTGCTAAAGAAAACGGTAAGTAAAACTTATTAAGTGCTAAAAGACTATCCGAAATCATAAAAACCAACGCGCCATAAAACACCAAATTATAACTTTTAGCACCAACTTTTTGGTGTCTTAAAAATGCCGA includes these proteins:
- a CDS encoding DUF4350 domain-containing protein; amino-acid sequence: MDKRSKIALFSIGAIILFMIIAEIVKPKALSWRDSYNSQDKIPLGCYVLYNELETFSSNAIITNTKDFYSSSKSLDSTKKSTAIFINKNISFYGEEADAILNYVSRGNTALISTSSFYGKIADTLNIETENIYSSLIKKETEQDFTNPRLGDNKTTFKDVIENSYFTSIDTLKTTVLGTVYNEDFDKEEINFIKVEFGENNGAFFIHTNPFAFTNYHLLNNNENYAATVLSYLPKGQIIWDDYYKSGRRVIQSPLRYILSQSPLKWAFYLSLITLIIFVLFKSKRTQRIVPVIEPLKNTTVEFTKTIGGLYFQNNEYTNIIDKKITFFLENIRTQYYLNTTNLNSDFIEKLTLKSDKSPTEVKALIDLIKYCKQKIVHTENDLIVLNTKFEEFLNNED
- a CDS encoding stage II sporulation protein M yields the protein MREASFVKQNKEKWIAFEKSLHNNIKINPDTLASYYIQLTNDLAYAQTYYPESKTLSYLNSLASQAHQKIYITKKETSNKIVSFWKYEFPLFFKQYHKTLLYTFLFFMAAVVIGAVSTLNDDSFVRLILGDAYVNMTIENIEKGEPMAVYKSSGEIGMFLGITINNIRVGIFAFAMGILFSVGTIYVLFSNGIMLGAFITFFYNHGVLEKTSTVWLHGTIEISVIVIAGCAGLVMGNSFLFPKTYSRRVSFMKGAKDGLKIMVSTFPFFIIAGFIEGFITRYGDNMHWVISYSIILASVALISYYYIFYPILLNRKLKLN
- a CDS encoding RDD family protein; translated protein: MSNLAINTAQNVNLDYKLIGLGERLLAFLIDGIILFTYISIMENLVSLSDIFEIDDWGKRGLLGLITLPALFYSVLCHIIFDGKTIGKMIMKIKVVRLDGSPTQWYNLFVRWMLRLIDIWMFFGSIGTLSILFSEKKQRIGDAAAGTVVISTKNKHKISSTILEDLVEDYQPVFTNVTQLKDKDVRIIKETFNIAKKANDYKTFIILRNKICEILNIESKMYDKDFVETILKDYNYYTQNM
- a CDS encoding DUF1569 domain-containing protein → MKNIFNKEITNEVVTKIEALTATTQPNWGKMNVSQMLAHCCVAYEMVYTDKHPKPNALVRTMLKLFVKKAVVNEKPYSKNGRTAPQFIIADTRDFEIEKKRLVDFIIKTQELGEDYFEGKESHSFGKLTATEWNNSFYKHLDHHLTQFGV
- a CDS encoding trimeric intracellular cation channel family protein translates to MFYFIDILGTFAFSISGVLVALNKRMDAFGVLIIAFVTAVGGGTLRDVLIGETPVSWMKDMTFVYVVLASTILAVIFKTKIDYLRKSLFLFDTIGIGLYTVVGIEKGINAGLHPIICIALGTMSACFGGVIRDILCNEIPVIFRKEVYATACIIGGIVYFIIKRLPIEGNLVFIIAGLVVIVIRILAVKFKLRLPSLYR
- a CDS encoding peptidylprolyl isomerase, with the protein product MRVLLILSFLLLFNCEDKQTKPKPVEKKVVKIDTIIPKAEEIVIEIDSSKLTLEERYLPLNDDNAMDFFAEYGKINKENKVRIYTQYGNIDLELFNNVQYHRANFIFLTKNKAFDGTQFHRVVKNFVIQGGNSDEPEVLKKRRKMGRYLLPPDVRHGYKHKRGVISIPSGEIKNAYKLASPFEFFITQSNQFHLDGEYTAFGRVTSGMEVVDKIAEQEVDGGHWPMHNIYIDKVVVID
- a CDS encoding CoA pyrophosphatase, whose translation is MKFESFLKSIVKIENLPLPAETSQFKMSPPYRADLIKLQAKRIANARKSAVMALFYPNAEGETYLILILRKTYKGVHSAQVGFPGGKLEANETNKQAALRETEEEIGVEQNTITVLKELTQMYIPPSNFYVKPFIGIVDKTPEFIKQNTEVEALLEVKLSDFLDEKIITTKTVTLANGLKVSVPAYRLNNHLVWGATAMMLSEVKDLLKASFK
- a CDS encoding 1-acyl-sn-glycerol-3-phosphate acyltransferase, with protein sequence MGLFKRNPFGHILFLKKWLIRLLGVLSHRRFRGFNNLQIEGSEIIKNLPDTNVLFISNHQTYFADVFSMFHVFNASLSNRGDSIKNVGYLWNPKLNLYYVAAKETMKSGLLPKIFAYTGSISIERTWRSKGENVNRQVKMSDISAISKALDDGWVITFPQGTTTPFKPIRKGTAHIIKRYKPIVVPIVIDGFRRSFDKKGLYIKKKNVYQTFEIKKPLDIDYENESIDSIVEKIEYAIEQHPSFLKVIPQEELLAQEELNKKREWLDS
- a CDS encoding RNA polymerase sigma factor; the protein is MNKELEHSFVELLEKHQNIVHKVCRLYTNNYDAHNDLFQEITIQLWKAYPKFRGDAKFSTWMYRVGLNTAITLYRKSKRTINTTQFDTVQFKIKAEDYDDTEEQQLKLLYSAVHQLNDIEKALVFLYLEDKNYKEISETMGISEVNARVKMNRVKNKLRTILNP